From a region of the Sander lucioperca isolate FBNREF2018 chromosome 8, SLUC_FBN_1.2, whole genome shotgun sequence genome:
- the lmo7a gene encoding LIM domain only protein 7 isoform X13, which produces MEWRQQSTVSYDEAYLEAQRWIEAVTKKTFGSDDFRSALENGVLLCDLINKIKPGIIKRVNRLPTPIAGLDNLNVFLTACGKLGLKEAQLFHPGDLQDLSTRVTVKHQETNRRLKNVLITIYWLGRRAQCERFYDGPYLNFKAFEGLLGTALYKALQESSSQKGSNVRDSGFGDSWYSEREELFHLREGGGGGHRRDDSLDSLDSLGSRPQSISSETTLKGSSEGCCSDTEADSVFRMAENKDSLSYRRSLIITPKASSQFNQFLPTKDKASGYVPAPLRKKRAERNEDSRRSWANPTYTEDEGTLTRQQQMQESIDGSKSTSDIQIDPTVIQQVRYEELQKYRERIKSTEDKWQDDLSKWKNRRRSVNSDIVKKKEEREKIEEITYSGNRRSKTFKEMQEERENKGKNSIGGRLASLSYLDDDNIFDTPVITPRTRTFPARSYTIDTPYYSSEPLEPSRKEAEPPAASPATGRAASPPTSMEVDIVDSPAGRDATTTITSTITPTSRSFFHSSQSPAAAAAAAAPLQRSPVSERTGTVKTEETTTTVSSSSSLQKVPEPRPSLLRTQTEVGAPSSGSLYKQKPKPSSMEPKPPGVSQVSASLPRSYQRSDSARLTSVITPRPFGTQSSRLTSLPRAATTDDSQKRVNGDATVSKKSSVPSRYHQFMTSEDETRSQSSSAHSSEEEEEEEEEKEDKTTAKSITSTQSVSPVPPQIKSEAPVSAAPAKETSQENYCEMRISLNQKPNSSRDFGFQAAWDSTGARITSIQLGSPAEMCQLQVGDEVLTVNGHQVAEMSYPDWKSCMEEALQEGSLIMDIRHHGKNNWDRDQPSLPFKSHKTINLTSTDPILLGSPDKNTVSSSLDFTSRTSMEKLPSKEAPAHPVIDVASNGVNGGFREQSVTMRNKESEPISLKNLKRRSEFFEKGGSGSSVSALVYLCGGSESAMPDIPVPSIIPSSSRWSWDPEEERKRQEKWQKEQERLLQEKYKRDQEKLQEEWMKAQQEVAESVHQEEPGSLEVIRHSISPLPSLSTVNQPTSPPWQEEERKRKEEQERQKQAEEQERQRQAEERRKREEEERELQRLQEERERKERQEEEERKMREEEELMWQRRREEERKEERRRQEAAEQQRRERERAFEQQQQWTKSKSSPQLDEEEKPQRKVTGSTLGDKRSQQSVSQAEQERQQILNEMKKKTPLLMDKSWIRERSSTTSTIQESDVPPMRRGESLDNLDASYNSWRSSWTPRSNSHIPNYTRPHSALSGSTSFYGGGLGAQRPGSSTLPSSSSMGSLRGGAGTPSSPWSRQSLSPSPSSPSPTTSPEPTSSEAGAPEQRSRSVSGRKICTFCDTALGKGAAMIIESLGLCYHLGCFKCIDCKSDLGGSEAGAEVRIRNKQLYCNTCYMRFKAGQPTSM; this is translated from the exons GTACTGATCACAATTTACTGGCTTGGTAGAAGAGCTCAGTGTGAACGTTTCTACGATGGACCTTACCTGAATTTTAAGGCATTTGAGGGCTTATTGGGAACAGCGCTATACAAG GCTCTGCAGGAATCGTCCAGTCAGAAAGGCAGCAACGTCAGAGACAGCGGTTTTGGAGATAGCTGGTACTCAGAGCGAGAGGAGCTCTTCCAtctgagagaaggaggaggaggaggacacaggAGAGACGACTCCCTTGACAGCTTGGACTCTTTGGGCTCCCGACCCCAGAGCATCTCATCTGAAACCACTCTTAAAGGAAGCAGCGAGG GTTGTTGTAGTGACACTGAAGCAGACTCTGTCTTCAGGATGGCTGAGAACAAGGACAGTTTGAGTTACCGACGGTCACTAATCATCACACCCAAGGCCAGCTCCCAGTTTAACCAGTTCCTGCCCACTAAAGACAAAGCCTCAGGCTACGTGCCTGCTCCACTAAGAAAGAAACGGGCCGAACGCAATGAGGACAGCCGGCGCAGCTGGGCCAACCCCACATACACAGAGGATGAAGGCACACTCACCAG ACAGCAGCAAATGCAAGAGAGTATCGACGG GAGTAAATCAACAAGCGATATCCAGATCGACCCCACCGTCATCCAGCAGGTTCGTTACGAAGAGCTGCAGAAGTATCGTGAGCGGATAAAGTCAACTGAGGATAAGTGGCAGGAT GACCTGAGCAAATGGAAAAACCGGCGCAGGAGTGTCAACTCTGATATAGTGAAGAAGAAAGAGGAACGGGAGAAGATAGAGGAGATCACATACAGCGGCAACAGAAGGTCTAAGACCTTCAAGGAGATGCAAGAGGAGAG AGAAAATAAAGGAAAGAACAGCATTGGCGGTCGTCTCGCATCTCTGTCTTACCTGGACGACGACAACATATTTGATACACCTGTCATTACCCCACGTACCCGGACCTTTCCTGCCAGGAGCTACACTATTGACACTCCTTACTATTCCTCTGAACCGCTTGAGCCTTCTCGGAAAGAGGCCGAACCCCCTGCTGCCTCCCCAGCGACTGGCAGGGCCGCTTCCCCTCCCACCTCAATGGAAGTTGACATTGTGGACAGTCCTGCAGGCAGAGACGCCACAACCACCATCACTTCCACCATCACTCCCACCAGCCGCAGCTTTTTCCACAGCTCCCagtctccagcagcagcagcagcagcagcagcacctttACAGAGGAGTCCAGTCTCAGAACGCACCGGCACAGTCAAGACAGAGGAGACCACAACCACAGTCTCCTCTTCTAGCTCCCTACAAAAGGTGCCCGAGCCAAGGCCCTCATTGTTGCGCACACAGACTGAGGTGGGGGCCCCCTCCTCTGGTTCTCTGTACAAACAAAAACCCAAGCCCAGCTCAATGGAACCCAAGCCTCCTGGGGTGTCTCAGGTTTCCGCATCCCTTCCCAGGAGCTACCAGAGATCGGATAGCGCACGTCTGACCTCAGTTATCACACCAAGGCCCTTCGGGACCCAGTCATCCCGCCTCACCTCACTTCCCCGAGCTGCTACA ACGGACGACTCTCAGAAGCGTGTCAACGGCGACGCCACTGTTTCTAAGAAGTCGTCGGTGCCGAGCCGCTATCACCAGTTCATGACCTCTGAGGACGAGACTCGCTCTCAGTCCAGCTCAGCCCACAGcagtgaggaggaagaggaggaggaggaggagaaagaagacAAGACCACAGCGAAGAGCATCACCTCTACTCAGAGTGTCTCACCTGTCCCTCCTCAGATCAAGAGTGAAGCTCCAGTCAGTGCTGCTCCAGCCAAAGAAACCAGCCAG GAGAACTACTGTGAGATGCGGATCAGCTTGAACCAGAAGCCCAACAGCAGCAGAGACTTTGGCTTCCAGGCGGCCTGGGACTCGACAGGAGCTCGCATCACGTCCATCCAGCTAG GCAGCCCGGCAGAGATGTGCCAGCTTCAGGTCGGAGATGAGGTGTTAACGGTAAACGGGCACCAGGTGGCAGAAATGAGCTACCCAGACTGGAAGTCCTGCATGGAGGAGGCTCTGCAGGAGGGCAGTCTAATCATGGATATACGCCATCATGGCAAGAACA ACTGGGACAGAGATCAACCTTCCCTGccatttaaaagccataagaccATCAATCTGACCAGTACGGATCCGATACTTCTAGGTTCCCCTGACAAAAACACTGTCAGCTCCAGCCTGGATTTCACCTCACGCACTTCCATGGAAAAGCTGCCATCCAAAGAGGCCCCCGCCCATCCAGTCATC GACGTGGCTTCAAACGGAGTTAATGGAGGTTTCCGTGAACAGTCGGTGACGATGAGGAACAAAG AGTCAGAACCCATATCTTTGAAAAACTTAAAACGGAGGTCAGAGTTTTttgaaaaag GTGGCTCAGGGTCCAGTGTCAGTGCGCTGGTCTACCTCTGTG gAGGATCAGAGTCTGCAATGCCAGAT ATACCTGTTCCTTCAATCATTCCTTCTTCCAGCCGCTGGTCCTGGGACCCAGAGGAGGAGCGCAAAAGACAAGAGAAATGGCAGAAGGAGCAGGAGCGCCTCCTACAG GAGAAATATAAGCGCGACCAGGAGAAGTTGCAGGAGGAGTGGATGAAGGCTCAGCAGGAGGTTGCCGAGAGCGTACACCAAGAAGAg CCTGGCAGCCTGGAGGTGATCAGACACAGCATCAGCCCACTCCCGTCCCTCTCTACCGTCAACCAGCCCACCTCTCCTCCGTggcaagaggaagagagaaagaggaaggaggagcAGGAGCGCCAGAAGCAGGCGGAGGAGCAGGAGCGCCAGAGGCAggcggaggagaggaggaagagggaagaggaggagcgGGAGCTGCAGCGTCtccaggaggagagagagaggaaagaaaggcaggaggaggaggagaggaagatgagggaggaggaagagctgatgtggcagaggaggagagaggaggagaggaaggaggagaggaggcggCAGGAAGCTGCAGAGCAACAGCGCAGAGAGCGGGAGAGAGCCttcgagcagcagcagcagtg GACAAAATCTAAATCATCTCCCCAGCttgatgaagaagaaaaacctcAGAGAAAAG TGACGGGCAGTACATTGGGTGATAAAAGGAGTCAGCAGTCCGTGTCGCAGGCAGAGCAGGAGCGGCAGCAGATCCTGAACgagatgaagaagaagactccgtTGCTGATGGACAAAAGCTGGATCCGCGAGCGCTCCTCCACCACCAGCACGATCCAGGAGTCTGACGTGCCACCCATGCGCAG AGGTGAGTCTCTTGACAACTTGGACGCCTCATATAATTCCTGGCGCTCATCATGGACACCCAGAAGCAACTCTCACATCCCAAACTACACTCGGCCTCACTCTGCCCTCTCTGGCAGCACTTCCTTTTACGGTGGTGGGTTGGGGGCCCAGCGGCCCGGCTCCTCCACTctgccttcctcctcctccatggGCTCCCTCCGAGGTGGCGCAGGAACCCCCTCATCCCCTTGGTCCCGGCAGTCGCTATCCCCCTCACCCTCCTCTCCGTCACCCACCACCTCTCCAGAGCCCACATCTTCTGAGGCTGGCGCCCCCGAGCAACGGAGCAG GTCAGTGAGTGGCAGGAAAATCTGTACGTTCTGTGACACCGCACTGGGAAAGGGAGCAGCCATGATCATCGAGTCACTTGGGCTCTGTTATCATTTGGGCTGTTTTAAG TGTATCGACTGTAAGTCGGACCTGGGAGGATCGGAAGCCGGGGCTGAAGTCAGAATACGAAACAAGCAGCTGTACTGTAACACCTGCTACATGCGATTCAAAG ctggCCAGCCAACCTCTATGTGA
- the lmo7a gene encoding LIM domain only protein 7 isoform X8, whose product MEWRQQSTVSYDEAYLEAQRWIEAVTKKTFGSDDFRSALENGVLLCDLINKIKPGIIKRVNRLPTPIAGLDNLNVFLTACGKLGLKEAQLFHPGDLQDLSTRVTVKHQETNRRLKNVLITIYWLGRRAQCERFYDGPYLNFKAFEGLLGTALYKALQESSSQKGSNVRDSGFGDSWYSEREELFHLREGGGGGHRRDDSLDSLDSLGSRPQSISSETTLKGSSEGCCSDTEADSVFRMAENKDSLSYRRSLIITPKASSQFNQFLPTKDKASGYVPAPLRKKRAERNEDSRRSWANPTYTEDEGTLTRQQQMQESIDGSKSTSDIQIDPTVIQQVRYEELQKYRERIKSTEDKWQDDLSKWKNRRRSVNSDIVKKKEEREKIEEITYSGNRRSKTFKEMQEERENKGKNSIGGRLASLSYLDDDNIFDTPVITPRTRTFPARSYTIDTPYYSSEPLEPSRKEAEPPAASPATGRAASPPTSMEVDIVDSPAGRDATTTITSTITPTSRSFFHSSQSPAAAAAAAAPLQRSPVSERTGTVKTEETTTTVSSSSSLQKVPEPRPSLLRTQTEVGAPSSGSLYKQKPKPSSMEPKPPGVSQVSASLPRSYQRSDSARLTSVITPRPFGTQSSRLTSLPRAATTDDSQKRVNGDATVSKKSSVPSRYHQFMTSEDETRSQSSSAHSSEEEEEEEEEKEDKTTAKSITSTQSVSPVPPQIKSEAPVSAAPAKETSQENYCEMRISLNQKPNSSRDFGFQAAWDSTGARITSIQLGSPAEMCQLQVGDEVLTVNGHQVAEMSYPDWKSCMEEALQEGSLIMDIRHHGKNNWDRDQPSLPFKSHKTINLTSTDPILLGSPDKNTVSSSLDFTSRTSMEKLPSKEAPAHPVIDVASNGVNGGFREQSVTMRNKGGSESAMPDIPVPSIIPSSSRWSWDPEEERKRQEKWQKEQERLLQEKYKRDQEKLQEEWMKAQQEVAESVHQEEPGSLEVIRHSISPLPSLSTVNQPTSPPWQEEERKRKEEQERQKQAEEQERQRQAEERRKREEEERELQRLQEERERKERQEEEERKMREEEELMWQRRREEERKEERRRQEAAEQQRRERERAFEQQQQWADGSHGFANVQSSLSFTDRTKSKSSPQLDEEEKPQRKGVYVQPGGMAHWLLEEQLRSARDKQAQSQRAASELETERRNILNAMRYREPERVTGSTLGDKRSQQSVSQAEQERQQILNEMKKKTPLLMDKSWIRERSSTTSTIQESDVPPMRRGESLDNLDASYNSWRSSWTPRSNSHIPNYTRPHSALSGSTSFYGGGLGAQRPGSSTLPSSSSMGSLRGGAGTPSSPWSRQSLSPSPSSPSPTTSPEPTSSEAGAPEQRSRSVSGRKICTFCDTALGKGAAMIIESLGLCYHLGCFKCIDCKSDLGGSEAGAEVRIRNKQLYCNTCYMRFKAGQPTSM is encoded by the exons GTACTGATCACAATTTACTGGCTTGGTAGAAGAGCTCAGTGTGAACGTTTCTACGATGGACCTTACCTGAATTTTAAGGCATTTGAGGGCTTATTGGGAACAGCGCTATACAAG GCTCTGCAGGAATCGTCCAGTCAGAAAGGCAGCAACGTCAGAGACAGCGGTTTTGGAGATAGCTGGTACTCAGAGCGAGAGGAGCTCTTCCAtctgagagaaggaggaggaggaggacacaggAGAGACGACTCCCTTGACAGCTTGGACTCTTTGGGCTCCCGACCCCAGAGCATCTCATCTGAAACCACTCTTAAAGGAAGCAGCGAGG GTTGTTGTAGTGACACTGAAGCAGACTCTGTCTTCAGGATGGCTGAGAACAAGGACAGTTTGAGTTACCGACGGTCACTAATCATCACACCCAAGGCCAGCTCCCAGTTTAACCAGTTCCTGCCCACTAAAGACAAAGCCTCAGGCTACGTGCCTGCTCCACTAAGAAAGAAACGGGCCGAACGCAATGAGGACAGCCGGCGCAGCTGGGCCAACCCCACATACACAGAGGATGAAGGCACACTCACCAG ACAGCAGCAAATGCAAGAGAGTATCGACGG GAGTAAATCAACAAGCGATATCCAGATCGACCCCACCGTCATCCAGCAGGTTCGTTACGAAGAGCTGCAGAAGTATCGTGAGCGGATAAAGTCAACTGAGGATAAGTGGCAGGAT GACCTGAGCAAATGGAAAAACCGGCGCAGGAGTGTCAACTCTGATATAGTGAAGAAGAAAGAGGAACGGGAGAAGATAGAGGAGATCACATACAGCGGCAACAGAAGGTCTAAGACCTTCAAGGAGATGCAAGAGGAGAG AGAAAATAAAGGAAAGAACAGCATTGGCGGTCGTCTCGCATCTCTGTCTTACCTGGACGACGACAACATATTTGATACACCTGTCATTACCCCACGTACCCGGACCTTTCCTGCCAGGAGCTACACTATTGACACTCCTTACTATTCCTCTGAACCGCTTGAGCCTTCTCGGAAAGAGGCCGAACCCCCTGCTGCCTCCCCAGCGACTGGCAGGGCCGCTTCCCCTCCCACCTCAATGGAAGTTGACATTGTGGACAGTCCTGCAGGCAGAGACGCCACAACCACCATCACTTCCACCATCACTCCCACCAGCCGCAGCTTTTTCCACAGCTCCCagtctccagcagcagcagcagcagcagcagcacctttACAGAGGAGTCCAGTCTCAGAACGCACCGGCACAGTCAAGACAGAGGAGACCACAACCACAGTCTCCTCTTCTAGCTCCCTACAAAAGGTGCCCGAGCCAAGGCCCTCATTGTTGCGCACACAGACTGAGGTGGGGGCCCCCTCCTCTGGTTCTCTGTACAAACAAAAACCCAAGCCCAGCTCAATGGAACCCAAGCCTCCTGGGGTGTCTCAGGTTTCCGCATCCCTTCCCAGGAGCTACCAGAGATCGGATAGCGCACGTCTGACCTCAGTTATCACACCAAGGCCCTTCGGGACCCAGTCATCCCGCCTCACCTCACTTCCCCGAGCTGCTACA ACGGACGACTCTCAGAAGCGTGTCAACGGCGACGCCACTGTTTCTAAGAAGTCGTCGGTGCCGAGCCGCTATCACCAGTTCATGACCTCTGAGGACGAGACTCGCTCTCAGTCCAGCTCAGCCCACAGcagtgaggaggaagaggaggaggaggaggagaaagaagacAAGACCACAGCGAAGAGCATCACCTCTACTCAGAGTGTCTCACCTGTCCCTCCTCAGATCAAGAGTGAAGCTCCAGTCAGTGCTGCTCCAGCCAAAGAAACCAGCCAG GAGAACTACTGTGAGATGCGGATCAGCTTGAACCAGAAGCCCAACAGCAGCAGAGACTTTGGCTTCCAGGCGGCCTGGGACTCGACAGGAGCTCGCATCACGTCCATCCAGCTAG GCAGCCCGGCAGAGATGTGCCAGCTTCAGGTCGGAGATGAGGTGTTAACGGTAAACGGGCACCAGGTGGCAGAAATGAGCTACCCAGACTGGAAGTCCTGCATGGAGGAGGCTCTGCAGGAGGGCAGTCTAATCATGGATATACGCCATCATGGCAAGAACA ACTGGGACAGAGATCAACCTTCCCTGccatttaaaagccataagaccATCAATCTGACCAGTACGGATCCGATACTTCTAGGTTCCCCTGACAAAAACACTGTCAGCTCCAGCCTGGATTTCACCTCACGCACTTCCATGGAAAAGCTGCCATCCAAAGAGGCCCCCGCCCATCCAGTCATC GACGTGGCTTCAAACGGAGTTAATGGAGGTTTCCGTGAACAGTCGGTGACGATGAGGAACAAAG gAGGATCAGAGTCTGCAATGCCAGAT ATACCTGTTCCTTCAATCATTCCTTCTTCCAGCCGCTGGTCCTGGGACCCAGAGGAGGAGCGCAAAAGACAAGAGAAATGGCAGAAGGAGCAGGAGCGCCTCCTACAG GAGAAATATAAGCGCGACCAGGAGAAGTTGCAGGAGGAGTGGATGAAGGCTCAGCAGGAGGTTGCCGAGAGCGTACACCAAGAAGAg CCTGGCAGCCTGGAGGTGATCAGACACAGCATCAGCCCACTCCCGTCCCTCTCTACCGTCAACCAGCCCACCTCTCCTCCGTggcaagaggaagagagaaagaggaaggaggagcAGGAGCGCCAGAAGCAGGCGGAGGAGCAGGAGCGCCAGAGGCAggcggaggagaggaggaagagggaagaggaggagcgGGAGCTGCAGCGTCtccaggaggagagagagaggaaagaaaggcaggaggaggaggagaggaagatgagggaggaggaagagctgatgtggcagaggaggagagaggaggagaggaaggaggagaggaggcggCAGGAAGCTGCAGAGCAACAGCGCAGAGAGCGGGAGAGAGCCttcgagcagcagcagcagtg GGCTGATGGCTCCCATGGCTTTGCCAATGTCCAGTCGTCACTGTCCTTTACAGACAG GACAAAATCTAAATCATCTCCCCAGCttgatgaagaagaaaaacctcAGAGAAAAG GTGTGTATGTGCAGCCGGGGGGCATGGCTCACTGGCTGCTGGAAGAGCAGCTGAGGAGTGCACGTGACAAACAGGCCCAGAGTCAGCGGGCTGCATCAGAGCTAGAGACGGAGAGGAGAAACATCCTCAATGCCATGAGATACAGAGAGCCGGAAAGAG TGACGGGCAGTACATTGGGTGATAAAAGGAGTCAGCAGTCCGTGTCGCAGGCAGAGCAGGAGCGGCAGCAGATCCTGAACgagatgaagaagaagactccgtTGCTGATGGACAAAAGCTGGATCCGCGAGCGCTCCTCCACCACCAGCACGATCCAGGAGTCTGACGTGCCACCCATGCGCAG AGGTGAGTCTCTTGACAACTTGGACGCCTCATATAATTCCTGGCGCTCATCATGGACACCCAGAAGCAACTCTCACATCCCAAACTACACTCGGCCTCACTCTGCCCTCTCTGGCAGCACTTCCTTTTACGGTGGTGGGTTGGGGGCCCAGCGGCCCGGCTCCTCCACTctgccttcctcctcctccatggGCTCCCTCCGAGGTGGCGCAGGAACCCCCTCATCCCCTTGGTCCCGGCAGTCGCTATCCCCCTCACCCTCCTCTCCGTCACCCACCACCTCTCCAGAGCCCACATCTTCTGAGGCTGGCGCCCCCGAGCAACGGAGCAG GTCAGTGAGTGGCAGGAAAATCTGTACGTTCTGTGACACCGCACTGGGAAAGGGAGCAGCCATGATCATCGAGTCACTTGGGCTCTGTTATCATTTGGGCTGTTTTAAG TGTATCGACTGTAAGTCGGACCTGGGAGGATCGGAAGCCGGGGCTGAAGTCAGAATACGAAACAAGCAGCTGTACTGTAACACCTGCTACATGCGATTCAAAG ctggCCAGCCAACCTCTATGTGA